The region AAGCAGTCCACTTATGGCCAGGAAAATGAGATTCAGAAAAAATGTATAGTCGATCTTAAAGCGTTCCGAAGGCGATTTCTGCTCGGCCGATTGGGCTGTTTCCGGCAAGAGATCGAACGCTGCAAATCCATAGTGCAGGAGAAGGGAAGACGCGACCAAGGCGATTAGCAGCACGACGAGAATGTACAGGGCCATCTTCCAGCCGAAGTATTGCGAGTTGATGCGGAGGACGGGAAACACGACCAGATCGCTGAAGATGAATGCCATAATGCCGCCAAAGCTAACTCCGTTGGCCAACAGGAGTGTCGCCAGCGGTATGTTGCCCATCGAGCCGATGAAAGTAAAGAAAGCGGCAACCGGTCCGACCAAGGTTTGCAGCAACACTTGCAGAAACGAAGGATCGGAGTCGCCGCCGGCTCCGGCGAATAGCGTCGTGAAAAAGGCGTTGGGTACAAATGCGGAGATGATGCCGGCGATGGTGAAGCCGAACGTGACATCTCGCCAGACCATTCCCCACTCCATGAAATACTGCTTGGCAACCCGTTTCCACCCTTCGCGGCTGGTAAATAGTTCTCGCCAGTTGGGAACTTCCCGACTTTCTTCTTCCTCTTCGACATGGTCCCTTGCTTCGTCTTCGAGCGATTTAGGAAGCGTCAGCTTGACGACGAGCCACATCACGAGAATGAGCAATAGTCCGCCGACGTACTCACCGACGACAAATTGCCAGCTCAGAAAGACGGCAATGAT is a window of Bremerella sp. TYQ1 DNA encoding:
- a CDS encoding permease; translated protein: MDQFLNQWNEAALTSLGFFWMAFWAFGLGYVISSCIQVFVTKERMKQTMGQAGPKSVALATFFGFISSSCSFAALSTTKSLFKKGAGLVPSLAFMLASTNLVIELGIIIAVFLSWQFVVGEYVGGLLLILVMWLVVKLTLPKSLEDEARDHVEEEEESREVPNWRELFTSREGWKRVAKQYFMEWGMVWRDVTFGFTIAGIISAFVPNAFFTTLFAGAGGDSDPSFLQVLLQTLVGPVAAFFTFIGSMGNIPLATLLLANGVSFGGIMAFIFSDLVVFPVLRINSQYFGWKMALYILVVLLIALVASSLLLHYGFAAFDLLPETAQSAEQKSPSERFKIDYTFFLNLIFLAISGLLLWLKNTPKEQSDHQHRDESGRTSWSERLLTGLAYASFVWLGFGWVLGWIVSITGT